One Phalacrocorax aristotelis chromosome 10, bGulAri2.1, whole genome shotgun sequence genomic region harbors:
- the KNOP1 gene encoding lysine-rich nucleolar protein 1: MPCRRVAAATAPPVPAAGRAPPRSPSGSAGRRRLHMGRGRMIIKKKRKVHEEPVQKKKKVKSSSSQTVIKIEKDVQTVIKTEDDDQLETKTKVRKKENLKDYECLVQLELKKKKKKNKKRRGGSELLKEAHSESFVNVGGHLDSEPQEDSEEQIKILKKKKKKVHHSSLSLENNQSSDTEFSNHHTDGTKENEFAFKKSTKNTALNLELNGEVIKKKKKKGIFSLALEDIQNSEHKQPEKLRKKPHKYISREVFTGENHGTDIIQNGRESDVRRKKRKRKKNKCDSFLPPADNQDNIYGAPDSPIALSEFRKRQRSSFQEMTLTNSAEEDITENSGSIRETKKKKKRSKDVSSLTCEDDQDYSHRASDKHLPAQQKVESEEAELSGKKCKNIKDNNEVIKKKKKKIQKEEKETTYPKVSLNNDSASKSQNITLLESNKKNKVSEMKRAECVPGDVVDRVLCNSNHMLCDRKRKKRKKASQDSAEEPDSQANAKKNKTKREDMGDEALEHVDDITIVQEKKGNCDEVNIDKVRRQALQEEIDRESGKTKAFSPKVERDTKFGQWSTATFQSSEEEMKFFRLMGGFKKGSGPIQNLSATTNKLNMALNREGEEKLQQALKMQFDKAMDLKQRRGIGLGFQPASNKKVYIEKYTTRSIKFED; this comes from the exons atGCCCTGCCGCCGCGTTGCCGCGGCAACCGCGCCGCCCGtccccgccgccgggcgggcACCGCCCCGTTCCCCTTCCGGGTCGGCGGGTCGGCGGCGGCTGCACATGGGCCGCGGCAG aatgataataaagaaaaagagaaaagttcaTGAGGAGCctgtacagaaaaagaaaaaggtgaaaagtaGTAGCAGCCAGACTGTCATTAAAATTGAGAAAGATGTTCAAACTGTCATTAAAACTGAGGATGACGACCAGCTTGAGACAAAAACAAAggtaaggaaaaaggaaaatttaaaagattatgAATGTTTAGTCCAGTTAGAactgaagaagaagaagaagaaaaacaagaaaaggagaGGTGGCTCTGAATTACTGAAAGAAGCACATTCAGAAAGCTTTGTGAATGTAGGAGGCCATCTGGATTCAGAACCTCAAGAAGACTCAGAGgaacaaattaaaattcttaaaaagaagaaaaaaaaagtccatcaTTCTTCTTTATCATTGGAGAATAATCAGAGTAGTGATACAGAGTTTTCAAATCATCATACAGATGGTACTAAGGAAAatgaatttgcttttaaaaaaagcacaaagaataCTGCTTTGAATTTGGAATTGAATGGTgaagtaataaagaaaaaaaagaagaaaggcattttttctttagcattagAAGACATCCAGAACAGCGAACATAAACAGCCTGAAAAACTTCgtaaaaaaccacacaaatatatttcacGAGAAGTTTTTACTGGTGAAAACCACGGAACAGATATTATCCAGAATGGTAGGGAGAGTGAtgtgagaagaaagaagaggaagagaaagaaaaataagtgtgACTCCTTTTTACCACCAGCAGATAATCAGGACAACATCTATGGAGCTCCTGATAGCCCCATTGCATTAAGTGAAttcagaaaaaggcaaagatCGAGCTTCCAGGAAATGACACTGACAAATAGCGCGGAAGAGGACATTACTGAGAACTCTGGAAGTATCAGAGAGaccaagaagaagaagaagagaagcaaagatGTTTCTTCCTTAACATGTGAAGATGATCAAGACTACAGTCACAGAGCTTCTGATAAGCATCTCCCTGCACAGCAAAAAGTTGAGTCTGAGGAAGCAgagctttctggaaaaaaatgcaagaatatCAAGGATAATAATGAAGtaatcaagaagaaaaagaagaagattcagaaagaggagaaggaaacaaCATATCCAAAAGTTTCTTTAAACAATGACAGTGCATCTAAAAGTCAAAATATAACACTActagaaagcaataaaaagaacaaagtgaGCGAAATGAAGCGAGCTGAATGTGTCCCAGGGGATGTTGTAGATAGGGTATTATGCAACAGTAATCATATGCTCtgtgacagaaaaaggaaaaaaagaaaaaaagcatcacaGGACTCTGCTGAAGAACCAGATTCacaagcaaatgcaaaaaagaacAAGACCAAAAGAGAAGACATGGGAGATGAGGCACTG gAACATGTGGATGATATAACTattgtgcaggaaaaaaaaggaaactgtgaTGAAGTTAACATAGACAAG GTGAGGCGGCAGGCTCTGCAAGAGGAAATCGATAGAGAATCTGGCAAAACGAAGGCTTTCAGTCCCAAAGTGGAACGG GATACAAAGTTCGGCCAGTGGAGTACAGCCACTTTTCAAAGTTCTGAGGAAGAAATGAAGTTTTTTAGACTGATGGGTGGCTTCAAAAAGGGCTCTGGGCCTATCCAAAATCTCTCGGCAACTACAAACAAACTGAACATGGCTCTgaacagggaaggggaggagaagtTACAGCAGGCTCTGAAGATGCAATTCGATAAAGCCATGGACTTGAAGCAACGTAGAGGGATTGGTCTTGGATTTCAACCTGCTTCCAATAAAAAAGTATACATAGAAAAATACACAACTAGATCTATAAAATTTGAAGATTAA